From Pseudonocardia autotrophica, one genomic window encodes:
- a CDS encoding acyl-CoA dehydrogenase family protein: protein MDFTLSQEQEQLAESVRGFARRQLADRALERAHDPNFPWDLARELAAQSLLGLTIPESDGGQGAGLLDAVVAIQELAMVCPTAADVVQAGNFGAIRTLAEYADEDQKKRFLPDLLAGDALIALGMSESEAGSAVTDLQTSVTADGDGYRINGRKLWSTHSTDATVYLVYARFGPGTGGIGSVLVERDRPGLTVGPPSLYMSGEQWSELVFDDCWIPAGNVLLGAGGFKKQISGFNVERIGNASRALALGRHAYTVAREHVLTREQFGRPLCEFQGVQWKFAEMATKLEAAQLMLYRAAHNADRGLPSAQETSMAKLAANTAGFEVANEAVQLMGAMGYSSESLVEYCFRRTRGWMIAGGSLEILKNRIAEGVFGRRFDQRPPR, encoded by the coding sequence GTGGATTTCACGCTGAGCCAGGAGCAGGAGCAGCTCGCCGAGAGCGTTCGCGGGTTCGCGCGACGACAGCTCGCCGACCGGGCGCTCGAGCGCGCCCACGACCCGAACTTCCCCTGGGACCTGGCCCGCGAGCTGGCGGCACAGTCGCTGCTCGGGCTCACGATCCCGGAGAGCGACGGCGGCCAGGGGGCGGGGCTCCTCGACGCGGTCGTCGCCATCCAGGAACTCGCGATGGTCTGCCCGACCGCCGCCGACGTCGTCCAGGCCGGCAACTTCGGAGCGATCCGCACGCTCGCCGAGTACGCCGACGAGGACCAGAAGAAGCGCTTCCTGCCCGATCTCCTCGCCGGCGACGCGCTGATCGCGCTGGGCATGTCGGAGTCGGAGGCCGGCTCGGCGGTGACCGATCTGCAGACCTCGGTCACCGCGGACGGTGACGGGTACCGGATCAACGGGCGCAAGCTCTGGTCGACCCACAGCACCGACGCGACGGTCTACCTCGTCTACGCCCGCTTCGGTCCGGGTACCGGGGGAATCGGCTCGGTCCTGGTGGAGCGGGACCGGCCGGGTCTCACGGTCGGGCCGCCGTCGCTCTACATGAGCGGCGAGCAGTGGTCCGAGCTCGTCTTCGACGACTGCTGGATCCCCGCCGGGAACGTGCTGCTGGGTGCGGGCGGGTTCAAGAAGCAGATCAGTGGATTCAACGTCGAGCGGATCGGCAACGCGTCCCGCGCGCTCGCCCTGGGCCGGCACGCCTACACCGTCGCCCGGGAGCACGTGCTGACCCGGGAGCAGTTCGGCCGTCCGCTGTGCGAGTTCCAGGGCGTGCAGTGGAAGTTCGCCGAGATGGCGACCAAACTCGAGGCCGCCCAGCTGATGCTCTACCGGGCGGCCCACAACGCCGACCGCGGTCTGCCCTCGGCGCAGGAGACCTCGATGGCCAAACTGGCCGCGAACACCGCCGGGTTCGAGGTCGCGAACGAGGCCGTCCAGCTGATGGGCGCGATGGGGTACAGCAGCGAGAGCCTGGTCGAGTACTGCTTCCGCCGCACCCGTGGGTGGATGATCGCCGGGGGCTCGCTGGAGATCCTCAAGAACCGCATCGCCGAGGGCGTCTTCGGTCGCCGGTTCGACCAGAGGCCGCCCCGGTGA
- a CDS encoding GntR family transcriptional regulator — MYGIERGSTPTESGKGFALYIQLRDDVVNGRYPPGTRLSESSLGREYGVSRTPIREAIARLEHDGLLLRQGAYASVRTRSAEEVIDIYRIRVILEKAIAHDAALRRRETDLIQLHRAFDAEADVDRSDAEAVAAANREFHSALALAAHNEPLLELQYRLTLQISIISGTTLSQAGRWEQARSEHAGIIAAVEAQDPDSAGAAAEMHMTSARAIRLRMLGNG, encoded by the coding sequence ATGTACGGGATCGAGCGTGGCTCCACGCCGACCGAGTCCGGCAAGGGGTTCGCCCTCTACATCCAGCTCCGTGACGACGTGGTGAACGGCAGGTACCCGCCCGGTACCCGGCTGTCCGAGTCCTCGCTGGGGCGGGAGTACGGGGTGAGCCGGACGCCGATCCGGGAGGCGATCGCCCGCCTCGAGCACGACGGTCTGCTGCTGCGCCAGGGGGCGTACGCGAGCGTGCGGACGCGCTCGGCGGAAGAGGTGATCGACATCTACCGGATCCGGGTGATCCTGGAGAAGGCGATCGCCCACGACGCGGCCCTGCGCCGGCGCGAGACCGATCTGATCCAGCTCCACCGAGCATTCGACGCGGAGGCCGACGTCGACCGGTCCGATGCCGAAGCCGTCGCGGCGGCCAACCGGGAGTTCCATTCGGCGCTCGCGCTGGCAGCACACAACGAGCCGCTCCTGGAGCTCCAGTACCGGCTGACCCTGCAGATCTCGATCATCTCGGGCACCACGCTCTCCCAGGCCGGCCGCTGGGAGCAGGCGCGCAGCGAGCATGCCGGGATCATCGCCGCGGTCGAGGCGCAGGACCCGGACTCGGCGGGGGCGGCGGCCGAGATGCACATGACCTCGGCGCGCGCCATCCGGCTGCGGATGCTCGGCAACGGCTGA
- a CDS encoding enoyl-CoA hydratase/isomerase family protein produces MEPRSIPYMVGSYKPSREVMEEHQLRAAYGVAMTHGDVVVTEVDAGISVLRLNRPHRRNAIDHALVEGLASGFRDAERRGDAAVVLTGGDSFFSAGGDVGSMPSASDGLFGAAGRLALIHDLIEHIRRSDMVVIAAVEGYAVGVSWGLVLACDLVVAAEDAFFAAPFAERGLAADGGAAYHLSRRLGPQRAARHLLLGDRLPADAAFDAGLVSEVVEPSTSTGRARDLAARLAAGPRESNAVTKRLMTSSTADLSSFLASERMAVALAGHGADAAEGRLAFAERRDPRFR; encoded by the coding sequence GTGGAGCCACGCTCGATCCCGTACATGGTCGGATCGTACAAACCTTCGAGGGAGGTTATGGAGGAGCACCAGCTCAGGGCTGCTTACGGTGTGGCCATGACGCACGGAGATGTTGTCGTGACCGAGGTCGATGCGGGAATCTCGGTCCTGCGACTGAATCGGCCGCACCGGAGGAACGCGATCGATCACGCATTGGTGGAGGGTCTCGCTTCCGGGTTCCGCGACGCGGAACGGCGAGGGGACGCAGCGGTCGTCCTCACCGGCGGGGACTCGTTCTTCTCCGCAGGTGGTGACGTCGGTTCGATGCCGTCCGCGAGCGACGGCCTGTTCGGCGCCGCCGGCCGGCTCGCGCTGATCCACGACCTGATCGAACACATCCGCCGCTCCGACATGGTGGTGATCGCCGCCGTCGAGGGCTACGCCGTGGGTGTGTCCTGGGGCCTGGTCCTGGCCTGCGATCTCGTCGTTGCCGCCGAAGACGCCTTCTTCGCCGCCCCGTTCGCCGAGCGCGGCCTCGCCGCCGACGGCGGCGCGGCCTACCACCTGTCGCGACGACTGGGACCGCAGCGAGCAGCACGTCACCTGCTGCTCGGCGACCGGCTGCCCGCCGACGCCGCTTTCGACGCGGGCCTCGTGAGCGAGGTCGTCGAGCCCTCCACCTCTACCGGGAGAGCCCGCGATCTCGCGGCACGGCTCGCGGCCGGGCCGCGGGAGTCGAACGCGGTCACGAAACGCCTCATGACGTCATCCACGGCGGATCTGTCGTCGTTCCTCGCGTCCGAGCGGATGGCCGTGGCGCTCGCCGGGCACGGCGCGGACGCCGCCGAAGGCCGCCTGGCCTTCGCCGAACGTCGTGACCCGCGATTTCGCTGA
- a CDS encoding molybdopterin-binding protein produces MSHMRVLLPVLVAMLALLGGCGSAPAATSVALTSTSAPPATSAPPVPPAGDVVVSGDVREPRTWTRSDLAALPQTTIEVRYESGQGPQERTLTGVGLTEVLPPDALATTDAKNDLLSFGVLAVGEDAYRALVSYGEVSPDFGNRGLLVALTEDGKALERPRLAVPGDVKGGRYVSDLVELRVVRIAG; encoded by the coding sequence ATGTCTCACATGCGCGTCCTGCTGCCGGTGCTCGTCGCGATGCTCGCGCTGCTCGGCGGCTGCGGATCCGCACCGGCGGCGACCTCCGTCGCACTGACATCGACGTCCGCGCCGCCCGCGACGTCCGCGCCGCCCGTGCCGCCGGCCGGCGACGTCGTCGTCTCCGGCGACGTCCGGGAGCCGCGCACGTGGACCCGCTCCGATCTCGCGGCGTTGCCGCAGACGACGATCGAGGTGCGCTACGAGAGCGGCCAGGGCCCGCAGGAACGCACCCTCACCGGCGTCGGGCTCACCGAGGTGCTCCCACCCGATGCGCTCGCGACCACCGACGCGAAGAACGACCTGTTGTCGTTCGGCGTACTGGCCGTCGGCGAGGACGCCTACCGCGCGCTCGTCTCCTACGGCGAGGTCTCCCCCGACTTCGGCAACCGGGGCCTGCTCGTCGCGCTGACCGAGGACGGGAAGGCCCTGGAGCGTCCGCGGCTCGCCGTGCCGGGTGATGTGAAGGGCGGCCGCTACGTGAGCGACCTGGTCGAGCTGCGGGTGGTCCGGATCGCCGGGTGA
- a CDS encoding DMT family transporter, whose amino-acid sequence MFSSSTPVRSRAGVLQVCSAGALWGTAPVAFAAVGDLPPLAVSMWRIAVAAVVLGMFAVATGVTTAVLAAVRTSPVPVVVIGLGVAAYQALWFASIPLAGAAVSTVVAISLAPVAVTAWEALRTRRTPSPGGLATIAVALAGLVLVSTVDARTGTAPTAGVLLAITSGLTYAAVTVVGRHAAPRIAPLALTTATTTVGALGLLPLAVLTGPVMTSAPDSLLALGYLGVVTMAGGYLLLYAGLRTASAGTAAVATLLEPATAAVLAVLLLGESLPAHGVAGVVLILGAVTALRNR is encoded by the coding sequence TTGTTCTCGTCATCCACCCCTGTCCGCTCGCGGGCCGGGGTCCTTCAGGTCTGTTCCGCCGGTGCCCTCTGGGGCACCGCACCCGTCGCGTTCGCCGCGGTCGGCGACCTGCCCCCGCTCGCCGTCAGCATGTGGCGGATCGCGGTGGCCGCAGTCGTCCTCGGCATGTTCGCCGTCGCGACCGGCGTCACGACCGCGGTGCTCGCCGCCGTGCGGACCAGCCCGGTACCGGTCGTCGTCATCGGGCTCGGGGTCGCCGCCTACCAAGCACTGTGGTTCGCCTCGATCCCGCTGGCCGGCGCCGCGGTGTCCACCGTCGTCGCGATCAGTCTCGCGCCGGTCGCCGTCACGGCATGGGAGGCCCTGCGAACCCGCCGGACGCCGTCGCCCGGCGGGCTCGCGACGATCGCCGTCGCCCTCGCCGGGCTCGTGCTGGTGTCGACCGTCGACGCCCGGACCGGTACCGCACCGACGGCCGGGGTGCTGCTCGCCATCACGTCCGGGCTCACCTACGCCGCCGTCACCGTGGTGGGACGGCACGCCGCTCCGCGGATCGCACCACTGGCCCTGACCACGGCGACGACCACCGTGGGCGCGCTCGGCCTGCTGCCACTCGCCGTGCTCACCGGACCGGTCATGACCAGCGCGCCGGACTCGCTGCTGGCGCTCGGTTATCTCGGCGTCGTCACGATGGCGGGCGGCTACCTCCTGCTCTACGCCGGCCTGCGCACCGCGTCAGCCGGCACCGCCGCCGTCGCGACACTGCTGGAACCGGCGACGGCCGCGGTACTGGCCGTACTGCTGCTCGGGGAGTCACTGCCGGCGCACGGTGTCGCCGGGGTCGTGCTGATCCTCGGCGCGGTCACCGCGTTACGGAACCGCTGA
- a CDS encoding putative leader peptide gives MRYGLTRRRAVDLCRVAAALCLPH, from the coding sequence GTGCGTTACGGACTGACCCGACGGCGAGCCGTCGACCTCTGCCGCGTCGCCGCGGCGCTCTGTCTGCCGCACTGA
- a CDS encoding putative quinol monooxygenase, with translation MSYGLQVTLEAKDGRQEDLAQFLRDSLTPVLGEPGTTTWYSYRITDSLFGIYDTFPDEAARDAHLSGEVATALQGAAGEFLAGPPTVRKVDIIAAKAAG, from the coding sequence ATGAGCTACGGCTTGCAGGTCACACTCGAGGCCAAGGACGGCCGCCAGGAGGATCTGGCCCAGTTCCTCCGGGACAGCCTCACCCCGGTGTTGGGCGAGCCGGGCACGACCACCTGGTACTCCTACCGGATCACCGACTCGCTGTTCGGCATCTACGACACGTTCCCCGACGAGGCGGCACGTGACGCGCACCTGTCCGGCGAGGTCGCGACGGCGCTGCAGGGCGCTGCGGGCGAGTTCCTGGCCGGTCCGCCCACCGTCCGGAAGGTCGACATCATCGCTGCCAAGGCCGCCGGCTGA
- a CDS encoding LLM class flavin-dependent oxidoreductase, with the protein MTDERPGKGDIILSAFDMHCVVHQNPGMWLLPGDRTHQYTDIEYWVQLAQLLEEAGFDALFIADVLGFYDIYGGNRDAALRTAAQAPVGDPLVTIPAMSAATKRIGFGATVSLTYELPYKFAKTMTTLDHLTKGRVAWNIVTSYQQSAAVNLGLERQIEHDERYEMADEFMEVCYKLWESSWEEDAVVRDHQRGIYTDPAKVHDIAHKGKYYSVPGAHLSEPSPQRTPFLFQAGASARGRRFASTHSEAVFLIGVNPQDTRTLVDQYRMMAAEQGRDPRSLKVLIMLTPIVAPTDEEAQEKLAQIQGSAQVDAALALWGGWTGIDLQGADPDAPLEQFQGDGIRAFSDMLTRVDSELVWTPRRLAEWLCVGGMSASVVGSPQTVVDHMQEWIDVADVDGFNIARVTNFGTFEDFRDLITPELRRRGMIPEDPDAAGHTTIRSRLLGRDRLRDDHPGAAFRPGAPERVSPAPRTTTEVGTDGSVETVPRRVGLVVTLRAKPEKREELADWLREMQAHAQQETGTTTWYAYRVDDDTFGIYDTFPGQQDREAHIHGEIVKSLRVRQQELLAEPPKIRQVDLLAVKQTSSG; encoded by the coding sequence ATGACCGACGAGCGGCCCGGCAAGGGCGACATCATCCTGAGTGCGTTCGACATGCACTGCGTGGTGCATCAGAACCCGGGGATGTGGCTCCTCCCCGGCGACCGGACCCACCAGTACACCGACATCGAGTACTGGGTCCAGCTCGCCCAGCTGCTCGAGGAGGCGGGCTTCGACGCCCTGTTCATCGCCGACGTGCTCGGCTTCTACGACATCTACGGCGGCAACCGCGACGCCGCACTGCGCACCGCGGCCCAGGCCCCGGTCGGTGACCCGCTGGTGACCATCCCGGCGATGTCGGCGGCGACCAAGCGGATCGGCTTCGGCGCCACGGTGTCGTTGACCTACGAGCTGCCCTACAAGTTCGCGAAGACGATGACCACGCTCGACCACCTCACCAAGGGCCGGGTCGCGTGGAACATCGTCACCTCCTACCAGCAGTCCGCGGCCGTCAACCTGGGTCTGGAGCGCCAGATCGAGCACGACGAGCGCTACGAGATGGCCGACGAGTTCATGGAGGTCTGCTACAAGCTCTGGGAGTCCTCCTGGGAGGAGGACGCGGTCGTCCGGGACCACCAGCGCGGGATCTACACCGATCCGGCGAAGGTCCACGACATCGCACACAAGGGCAAGTACTACTCGGTGCCCGGCGCACACCTGAGCGAGCCGTCGCCGCAGCGCACCCCGTTCCTGTTCCAGGCCGGGGCCTCGGCCCGTGGGCGGCGGTTCGCCTCCACGCACTCCGAGGCCGTCTTCCTGATCGGGGTCAATCCCCAGGACACCCGCACCCTGGTCGACCAGTACCGGATGATGGCCGCCGAACAGGGACGTGACCCGCGCAGCCTCAAGGTCCTGATCATGTTGACGCCCATCGTGGCGCCCACCGACGAGGAGGCGCAGGAGAAGCTCGCGCAGATCCAGGGCAGCGCCCAGGTCGACGCGGCCCTGGCCCTGTGGGGCGGGTGGACCGGGATCGACCTGCAGGGTGCCGACCCGGACGCGCCGCTGGAGCAGTTCCAGGGCGACGGGATCCGCGCGTTCAGCGACATGCTGACCCGGGTCGACAGCGAGCTGGTGTGGACGCCGCGGCGCCTGGCCGAGTGGCTGTGTGTCGGAGGGATGAGCGCGAGCGTCGTCGGCTCCCCACAGACCGTGGTCGACCACATGCAGGAGTGGATCGACGTCGCCGACGTCGACGGGTTCAACATCGCCCGGGTCACCAACTTCGGGACCTTCGAGGACTTCCGCGACCTGATCACGCCGGAGCTGCGCCGCCGCGGGATGATCCCGGAGGACCCCGACGCGGCCGGACACACGACGATCCGTTCGCGCCTGCTGGGCCGCGATCGCCTGCGCGACGACCATCCCGGTGCCGCGTTCCGCCCGGGGGCACCGGAGCGGGTGTCGCCGGCGCCACGGACGACGACCGAGGTGGGTACCGACGGCTCGGTCGAGACCGTGCCCCGCCGGGTCGGCCTGGTCGTGACGCTGCGGGCGAAGCCCGAGAAGCGCGAGGAGCTCGCCGACTGGCTGCGGGAGATGCAGGCCCACGCCCAGCAGGAGACCGGGACGACGACCTGGTACGCCTACCGCGTCGACGACGACACGTTCGGGATCTACGACACCTTCCCCGGCCAGCAGGACCGCGAGGCCCACATCCACGGCGAGATCGTGAAGTCCCTGCGGGTCCGTCAGCAGGAGCTGCTCGCCGAGCCGCCGAAGATCCGGCAGGTCGATCTGCTCGCGGTGAAGCAGACGAGCTCCGGCTAA
- a CDS encoding cytochrome P450 has protein sequence MIDSQESEMALEQCPAQATPSAGGSGSGRTGFDPYDPEFTEPRIWDVYEQLREDGPAGYSPDRGGFWTITDYAHVRSALRDPRTFSSASGHRIPTDGTQCAIPIDYDGAEHRAYRGVMMRAVTPERVRHLQPFLGRLIGSLVGDFRERGGGDFVAEVALPLPLQVLTEVIGFAESTVVRLRALTEQMWGVITEVDFREAHSGVHELMLVEIEEHRATRPDDFVTSLLDAEVEGRPLDDDERARILVTFAVAGHETTMNAASSLVYLLATHPEQQDRLRADAELAPRLIEEMLRLRSPAQNFARRTTREVDIAGTTVPDGAGVLLSFAAANRDPERFSDPEIFDPDRDTRGHLAFGWGVHQCIGATLARTELRVLLDSLRDHPPFAIDGDVVWSSLEGGNHLGLKRLPLRFG, from the coding sequence GTGATCGACTCACAGGAGAGCGAAATGGCCCTCGAGCAGTGTCCTGCCCAGGCGACGCCGAGTGCCGGCGGGAGCGGATCCGGCCGGACAGGTTTCGATCCCTACGACCCGGAGTTCACCGAGCCGCGGATCTGGGACGTGTACGAGCAGCTGCGGGAGGACGGCCCGGCCGGGTACTCGCCGGACCGCGGTGGGTTCTGGACGATCACCGACTACGCCCACGTCCGGTCCGCGCTCCGCGATCCACGGACCTTCTCCTCCGCCTCCGGACACCGGATTCCGACCGACGGGACCCAGTGCGCGATCCCGATCGACTACGACGGAGCGGAGCACCGGGCCTACCGCGGTGTGATGATGCGGGCCGTCACTCCCGAGCGGGTCCGGCATCTGCAACCTTTCCTGGGGAGGCTGATCGGCTCGCTGGTCGGCGATTTCCGGGAACGGGGAGGCGGCGACTTCGTCGCCGAGGTCGCGCTGCCGTTACCCCTGCAGGTGCTCACGGAGGTGATCGGTTTCGCCGAGTCCACCGTTGTCCGGCTCCGCGCGCTCACCGAGCAGATGTGGGGGGTGATCACCGAGGTCGATTTCCGCGAGGCGCACAGCGGTGTCCACGAACTGATGCTCGTCGAGATCGAGGAGCACCGAGCGACGCGTCCGGACGACTTCGTCACCAGTCTGCTCGACGCGGAGGTCGAGGGTCGCCCACTCGACGACGACGAGCGGGCCCGGATCCTCGTCACGTTCGCGGTGGCAGGGCACGAGACCACGATGAATGCCGCGAGTTCGCTGGTCTACCTGCTGGCGACACACCCGGAGCAGCAGGATCGATTGCGCGCGGACGCGGAGCTCGCGCCGCGGCTGATCGAGGAGATGCTGCGGCTGCGGAGTCCGGCGCAGAACTTCGCCCGCAGGACCACCCGGGAGGTGGACATCGCCGGAACAACCGTTCCCGACGGCGCCGGCGTACTGCTGTCGTTCGCCGCGGCGAACCGGGATCCGGAGCGGTTCAGCGATCCCGAGATCTTCGATCCTGACCGAGACACCCGCGGTCACCTGGCATTCGGTTGGGGCGTCCACCAGTGCATCGGTGCCACCTTGGCCCGGACCGAGCTGCGTGTCCTGCTGGACTCGCTGCGAGACCATCCCCCGTTCGCCATCGACGGCGATGTCGTGTGGAGCAGCCTGGAGGGGGGCAACCACCTCGGCCTCAAGCGCCTCCCGCTCCGTTTCGGGTAG
- a CDS encoding TetR/AcrR family transcriptional regulator, giving the protein MYDRVVAASAQLFDQGGYFALTVDALVVLSGVSKKTVYRWWNNRAEVALDVIGEVYGPPPGVPGDGSALDRLLSYVVAEARYVGGPAGPVLAGLLADCQQRPAQLATVRDRFLAGPRSTVRALVADAVDEGVIAADSDLDVVTSMLLDPIYHALLTGEGPAGPDAAAARIRHLLVGVRRES; this is encoded by the coding sequence GTGTACGACCGGGTCGTCGCTGCCTCGGCGCAGCTCTTCGACCAGGGCGGCTACTTCGCTCTCACCGTCGACGCGCTCGTCGTGCTCTCCGGGGTCAGCAAGAAGACCGTTTACCGGTGGTGGAACAACCGTGCCGAGGTCGCGCTGGACGTGATCGGCGAGGTCTACGGGCCGCCCCCGGGGGTACCGGGCGATGGCAGTGCGCTGGACCGCCTCCTGTCCTATGTGGTTGCCGAAGCTCGTTACGTGGGTGGACCGGCGGGCCCGGTTCTCGCGGGCCTGCTGGCGGATTGTCAGCAGCGGCCGGCCCAGCTCGCGACCGTGCGCGACCGCTTTCTCGCCGGCCCGCGGAGTACCGTGCGCGCACTCGTGGCCGACGCCGTCGACGAGGGGGTCATCGCCGCCGACTCGGATCTCGATGTCGTGACGTCGATGTTGCTCGACCCGATCTACCACGCCCTGCTCACAGGGGAGGGTCCCGCGGGGCCCGACGCAGCCGCCGCGCGCATCCGCCATCTCCTCGTCGGGGTCCGCCGCGAGTCCTGA
- a CDS encoding MFS transporter has translation MHSRWGLLALPCAGWLSDRIGRRPVVLIFGVSAAVLSWPLFDLATSGSVWGFWLAMSTALVVFAFLGSVYPAVLAEYFPTGVRASGIVLPYSLAAVVFAGTAPYLQQWLHVAGWDQAFVAYVAVMSLLAVVVLYSAPETKGKDLHR, from the coding sequence GTGCATTCACGGTGGGGCCTGCTCGCGCTTCCGTGTGCGGGATGGCTGTCGGACCGGATCGGTCGCCGGCCGGTCGTGCTCATCTTCGGGGTATCCGCGGCGGTGCTGTCCTGGCCGCTGTTCGATCTCGCCACGTCGGGGTCGGTCTGGGGGTTCTGGCTGGCGATGTCGACAGCTCTCGTCGTCTTCGCGTTCCTCGGGTCGGTCTATCCCGCCGTACTCGCCGAGTACTTCCCGACCGGGGTTCGGGCCTCGGGGATCGTCCTTCCCTACTCCCTTGCCGCGGTCGTCTTCGCGGGAACGGCGCCCTATCTACAGCAGTGGCTGCACGTCGCGGGTTGGGATCAGGCCTTCGTCGCTTACGTCGCCGTCATGTCGCTCCTGGCGGTCGTCGTTCTCTACTCGGCCCCGGAGACGAAGGGGAAGGACCTGCACCGATGA
- a CDS encoding PDR/VanB family oxidoreductase, whose product MTRHDQAGHGDVALAGNALDLEVSALRRLTPDVLELELVDPDGRDLPAWEAGAHVDVELGNGMIRQYSLCGDPAHRASYRIAVLREPNGRGGSEYLHDTVRTGSRVRAVGLRNTFELADPSARSVLVAGGIGVTPILSMVQALRARDTGWVLHYGGRSRENMTFAEELAGLGGDVHLYPQDEVGLLPLAEIVEQARTDDVSIYACGPAPMLDLLRSLTDHAGGVELHLERFTGASVITPTTGFTVHLTRSRLSMDVAPDSSLLDVLEEHGIDILSSCRSGVCGTCEVKVVSGTPDHRDDILNDAERAEGQVMMPCVSRATSNHLTLDL is encoded by the coding sequence ATGACACGGCACGACCAGGCAGGACACGGCGATGTCGCGCTCGCCGGGAACGCACTGGACCTCGAGGTGTCGGCGCTCCGGCGGCTCACACCCGATGTCCTCGAACTCGAGCTCGTCGATCCCGACGGCCGTGACCTTCCGGCGTGGGAGGCGGGGGCGCACGTCGACGTGGAGCTCGGCAACGGGATGATCCGGCAGTACTCACTGTGCGGAGACCCGGCGCATCGGGCGAGCTACCGGATCGCAGTGCTGCGAGAACCGAACGGGCGTGGTGGGTCGGAGTACCTGCATGACACCGTGCGTACCGGCAGCCGGGTCCGGGCCGTGGGCCTGCGGAACACCTTCGAGCTGGCGGATCCTTCTGCCCGGAGCGTTCTGGTGGCCGGTGGCATCGGGGTCACCCCGATCCTGTCCATGGTGCAGGCGCTGCGGGCGCGCGACACCGGCTGGGTCCTGCATTACGGCGGGCGCTCCCGGGAGAACATGACCTTCGCCGAGGAGCTGGCCGGCCTCGGCGGTGATGTCCACCTGTACCCGCAGGACGAGGTCGGGCTGCTGCCGCTCGCCGAGATCGTGGAGCAGGCCCGTACCGACGACGTCTCGATCTACGCCTGCGGCCCGGCTCCGATGCTGGACCTGCTCCGGTCCCTCACCGACCACGCCGGAGGTGTTGAGCTGCACCTGGAGCGATTCACCGGCGCGTCGGTGATCACCCCGACGACAGGCTTCACGGTCCACCTCACCCGAAGTCGGCTGTCGATGGACGTGGCACCCGATTCGTCGCTGCTCGACGTACTCGAAGAGCACGGCATCGACATCCTCTCCTCCTGCCGCAGCGGGGTCTGCGGCACGTGTGAGGTCAAGGTCGTCTCCGGTACGCCGGACCACCGGGACGACATCCTCAACGACGCCGAACGCGCCGAAGGGCAGGTCATGATGCCCTGCGTTTCCCGGGCGACATCGAATCACCTCACCCTCGATCTCTGA